A window of Clavibacter michiganensis contains these coding sequences:
- a CDS encoding putative colanic acid polymerase WcaD: protein MTRSYRREAWLMGVAIIGQHFMIVQAAGYPVTLGLVVGVPLILLLSRGGYASRLILALCAVVALTASAALVTGMEGSDPLSFLRTLALFILAVIVIVAGSAGLDPGFIGSRAFSTAISVTLLLVVGLSVLQVAAGTLGSEAFFNVFGRFQYLYEYQPYLQFNPVPRAQGFFLEPSYDAFVIGTLTLISLLTGRHFRGTIAVGILGVLMSRSATGLLLLLIIGVVVALRSRPGASIVVLSGLAVVGVASGTYLQSRLESFSTSGSSTNYRLVAPLQVLGDTLLHTPIGHALGSVSNILLGYDLYNGAELGTSLDNGLYVLVFYFGWIGLVLIAALAVMALRAMLRGGRSTWGAVAPLWLFGTLFFSGGIMLPEYAVMTALLIATLVACNESLVAPHAGTPSAPVRRRGHLPGPAGARQHARVGAPARP from the coding sequence GTGACCCGCAGCTACCGGCGCGAGGCGTGGCTGATGGGCGTCGCCATCATCGGCCAGCACTTCATGATCGTCCAGGCCGCCGGCTACCCCGTGACGCTCGGGCTGGTGGTGGGCGTGCCCCTGATCCTCCTGCTGTCGCGCGGCGGGTACGCGAGCCGCCTCATCCTCGCGCTCTGCGCGGTCGTGGCGCTCACCGCGTCGGCGGCGCTCGTGACCGGCATGGAGGGCAGCGATCCGCTGTCGTTCCTCCGCACGCTCGCCCTGTTCATCCTCGCGGTCATCGTGATCGTGGCCGGATCCGCGGGGCTCGACCCGGGGTTCATCGGCTCGAGGGCCTTCTCCACCGCGATCTCCGTCACCCTGCTGCTGGTCGTCGGCCTGTCGGTCCTCCAGGTGGCCGCGGGGACGCTCGGCAGCGAGGCGTTCTTCAACGTGTTCGGGCGCTTCCAGTACCTCTACGAGTACCAGCCCTACCTCCAGTTCAACCCCGTCCCGCGCGCGCAGGGCTTCTTCCTGGAACCGTCCTACGACGCGTTCGTGATCGGCACCCTCACGCTCATCTCGCTGCTCACCGGCCGCCACTTCCGCGGCACCATCGCCGTCGGCATCCTCGGCGTCCTCATGTCGCGCTCCGCGACGGGGCTGCTGCTGCTGCTCATCATCGGCGTCGTCGTCGCGCTCCGATCCCGGCCCGGCGCGAGCATCGTCGTCCTCAGCGGGCTCGCGGTCGTGGGCGTCGCCAGCGGCACCTACCTGCAATCGCGCCTGGAGAGCTTCAGCACCTCCGGGTCCAGCACGAACTACCGGCTCGTGGCCCCGCTGCAGGTCCTCGGGGACACGCTGCTGCACACGCCCATCGGCCACGCGCTCGGCTCGGTGTCGAACATCCTGCTGGGCTACGACCTGTACAACGGCGCGGAGCTCGGCACCTCGCTCGACAACGGCCTCTACGTGCTGGTGTTCTACTTCGGCTGGATCGGCCTGGTGCTCATCGCGGCCCTCGCCGTCATGGCGCTGCGGGCGATGCTGCGCGGCGGCCGCTCCACCTGGGGGGCGGTCGCGCCGCTGTGGCTCTTCGGGACCCTATTCTTCTCGGGCGGGATCATGCTGCCCGAGTACGCCGTCATGACCGCCCTCCTCATCGCGACGCTCGTCGCCTGCAACGAAAGCCTGGTCGCTCCCCATGCCGGTACCCCCTCCGCTCCTGTCCGTCGTCGTGGTCACCTTCCGGGACCTGCCGGGGCTCGGCAGCACGCTCGGGTCGGTGCGCCAGCTCGTCCATGA
- a CDS encoding glycosyltransferase, with the protein MVTFRDLPGLGSTLGSVRQLVHDAGDAIEVIVVDGGTGEGLDDVVSSSGVPVDLSSGPDDGIYDAMNEGISRSTGSFVWFLNGGDRSHVESWELLSGILRAAGDDELLLGDYLLDTGRGEILRKARPPIYIHHGLPTSHQAILYPGSRIRGARYDLRFRVVGDYELTARLLRSGVRPVVVHVPLAVFAAGGMSQVRAKEIAVEAARVQAETLRTPVPVRWASRALHTASRIRRTVQTS; encoded by the coding sequence GTGGTCACCTTCCGGGACCTGCCGGGGCTCGGCAGCACGCTCGGGTCGGTGCGCCAGCTCGTCCATGACGCGGGCGACGCGATCGAGGTCATCGTCGTCGACGGCGGCACGGGGGAAGGGCTCGACGACGTCGTGAGCTCGTCGGGCGTCCCTGTCGACCTCTCGAGCGGGCCCGACGACGGCATCTACGACGCGATGAACGAGGGCATCTCCCGCTCGACGGGCAGCTTCGTCTGGTTCCTCAACGGCGGCGACCGGTCGCACGTCGAGTCCTGGGAGCTGCTGTCCGGCATCCTGCGCGCCGCGGGCGACGACGAGCTGCTCCTCGGCGACTACCTGCTCGACACCGGGCGCGGCGAGATCCTGCGGAAGGCACGGCCGCCCATCTACATCCACCACGGGCTGCCCACCTCCCATCAGGCGATCCTGTATCCCGGCTCCCGCATCCGCGGCGCCCGATACGACCTCCGCTTCCGCGTCGTCGGCGACTACGAGCTCACGGCCCGGCTGCTCCGATCGGGCGTCCGCCCGGTCGTCGTGCACGTGCCCCTCGCGGTGTTCGCGGCCGGCGGCATGTCGCAGGTGCGCGCCAAGGAGATCGCCGTCGAGGCGGCGCGGGTGCAGGCGGAGACGCTGCGCACGCCCGTGCCGGTCCGCTGGGCGAGCCGGGCGCTGCACACGGCGAGCCGCATCCGACGCACGGTGCAGACGTCGTGA
- a CDS encoding serine O-acetyltransferase, translating to MSAPDERGRWAADRARYGRGAWLLQPSFWAVSVYRYGRWTRTCSRAVRLPAHVLHVGLYSVVRLVTGIDIPRSVEIGPGIMIHHFGTVIVHPQARIGARFTMRHGVTIGAKKGDDVPVIGDDVQVGAFAQILGPIHVGDGSTIGAMTLVLRDVPAGATVVGVPGRVL from the coding sequence GTGAGCGCCCCCGACGAACGCGGGCGCTGGGCCGCCGACCGCGCGCGCTACGGCCGCGGCGCGTGGCTCCTGCAGCCGTCCTTCTGGGCCGTGTCCGTCTACCGGTACGGACGCTGGACCCGCACGTGCTCGCGGGCCGTGCGCCTCCCCGCCCACGTGCTGCACGTCGGGCTCTACAGCGTGGTGCGACTCGTGACGGGCATCGACATCCCGCGGTCGGTCGAGATCGGGCCGGGCATCATGATCCACCACTTCGGCACGGTCATCGTCCACCCGCAGGCGCGCATCGGCGCCCGCTTCACGATGCGGCACGGGGTCACCATCGGCGCGAAGAAGGGCGACGACGTGCCGGTCATCGGCGACGACGTGCAGGTGGGCGCGTTCGCCCAGATCCTCGGTCCCATCCACGTGGGCGACGGCAGCACCATCGGCGCCATGACCCTGGTGCTGCGCGACGTCCCCGCAGGCGCCACCGTCGTCGGCGTGCCGGGACGCGTGCTGTGA
- a CDS encoding oligosaccharide flippase family protein yields MSADDRAARGARSRDSSVWPLAAQAIIAAVGLVAATLAARLLGPSDYGVYFLALTVTACVAVLFDICVPQAVLTHTPGYLESARTWRRMAVVVAAVAAALTAAVALVVGTSLDADAMWVVLCAALPITMASMTPRAFLIAARQLRYVSLVDLSSVLVGNVVAIGALLLTDSLWAAASSQLVIAAVRWLAFEAAWIRRGRADLPSRVPVRPAARELYTSMHGTYQSQLAGFAARNGDNLLVSILLGPVALAQYSRAYSFLIGPLQQAQQALNPMAIRDLAVARLAGRADDQLRRLAAVVIAVGVPFALAISLSGPHLVQVLLGDEWRTAGALMPLSWGLAASMIVAIPARWALVAGHHSRALTVDAVLNYTVLAGVVVGALTGGLAGVLVINSFVVSPAITITAWCMLGSVPRRLFLARLLPMAIGLGGLTALVCIVVGEFVDSSLVETVLDLGMGGMIAVLAFAVIMRRRRRAA; encoded by the coding sequence ATGAGCGCCGACGACCGCGCGGCCCGGGGCGCCCGGAGCCGCGACTCGTCGGTGTGGCCGCTCGCCGCGCAGGCGATCATCGCCGCCGTCGGCCTCGTCGCCGCGACCCTCGCCGCCCGGCTCCTGGGCCCCTCCGACTACGGCGTCTACTTCCTCGCCCTCACGGTCACGGCGTGCGTGGCTGTCCTGTTCGACATCTGCGTCCCGCAGGCCGTGCTCACGCACACGCCCGGCTACCTGGAGTCCGCGCGCACCTGGCGCCGCATGGCCGTGGTCGTCGCCGCGGTCGCCGCGGCGCTCACGGCCGCCGTCGCGCTGGTGGTCGGAACATCCCTCGACGCCGACGCGATGTGGGTGGTCCTCTGCGCCGCGCTGCCCATCACGATGGCGTCCATGACGCCCCGCGCCTTCCTCATCGCGGCCCGGCAGCTCCGCTACGTCTCGCTGGTCGACCTCTCGAGCGTGCTCGTCGGCAACGTCGTCGCGATCGGCGCCCTCCTCCTCACGGACAGCCTGTGGGCGGCGGCGAGCAGCCAGCTCGTCATCGCGGCGGTGCGCTGGCTGGCGTTCGAGGCCGCGTGGATCCGGCGCGGACGTGCCGACCTGCCCTCGCGCGTCCCCGTCCGCCCGGCCGCGCGTGAGCTCTACACGTCGATGCACGGCACGTACCAGAGCCAGCTCGCCGGGTTCGCGGCCCGCAACGGCGACAACCTGCTCGTCAGCATCCTGCTCGGCCCGGTCGCCCTGGCGCAGTACTCGCGCGCGTACTCGTTCCTCATCGGGCCCCTCCAGCAGGCGCAGCAGGCGCTCAATCCCATGGCCATCCGCGACCTCGCGGTGGCGCGGTTGGCCGGTCGCGCCGACGACCAGCTCCGGCGCCTCGCGGCGGTCGTCATCGCCGTCGGCGTGCCGTTCGCGCTCGCGATCTCCCTCAGCGGCCCGCACCTCGTGCAGGTGCTCCTGGGCGACGAGTGGCGCACGGCGGGCGCGCTCATGCCGCTGTCCTGGGGACTGGCGGCGTCCATGATCGTCGCCATCCCGGCACGCTGGGCCCTCGTGGCCGGTCACCACTCGCGGGCCCTCACGGTGGACGCGGTCCTCAACTACACCGTGCTCGCGGGCGTGGTCGTCGGCGCGCTCACCGGCGGCCTCGCCGGCGTGCTCGTGATCAACTCGTTCGTCGTCTCGCCGGCCATCACCATCACCGCGTGGTGCATGCTCGGATCGGTGCCCCGGCGGCTGTTCCTCGCGCGCCTGCTGCCCATGGCGATCGGGCTGGGCGGCCTCACCGCCCTCGTCTGCATCGTGGTCGGGGAGTTCGTCGACTCCAGCCTCGTCGAGACCGTCCTCGATCTCGGCATGGGCGGGATGATCGCGGTGCTCGCGTTCGCCGTCATCATGCGACGACGACGCCGGGCGGCCTGA